ttgttTTAGTATGTAAATGggtgaaatattttataatattGATGAAGTGGTTTAATATAATCgaaaactagtgaattaaaAATTTAACGAATTGGGGGATTAGTCCTTTTCGGTTGATTAGCAAAACATTTGCAAGATTGTGATAAAATTATTGGTTTTGACGAACACATTGAAACTTCGTCTGTACCTGAGTTCTTGAGCAAGGAAGCAGCTGTTTCAACGTCAGCATATTTTCTCTTGTCCTCCTTCATCACTCTTGCTAAAATCGTATCACTTTCACAAAAATCCACCACCAATCACATCCTACAACAATACCGAGTGGTCCGAGCTTACTATAAGCTAACTTTTCATATTAGCGAACTAGTTTATAAATAAGCATTGGCACCATTGAGTAACTCAAACGGAGTGTGTACTCAAGTTATTTGGGACCGATATGGATGCAAATTGAAAACTATCGTTTTATGTCGATTAAAGTCGgcatttcaatgaaatattggaagAAACGAGGACAATTTCTGATCCAGAAGGTCATATTGATAagtacttataaaatgaaattttcattgcaTTCATTAATTTCGGATCGAGGCTTATTATTGTGGAATATTACGAAATTGTGGATTATTCATGGTACTCAAAATGTGATTGAGAATTTAGATTATCCACTATAAACAACTCCATACAGGAAAGCATTTGCTATCATCTCTATAAACCGCGATAATgattatatattttcaataaCAGTCGGGCCAATTCTTCTGTGAAGTTAAAAACCCTTTAATTATGAGTTCATAGACTATTATTCTCTTGAACTGGATGGAAACCcctttaaaaaatttaaatggcaTAGGGTTGAACTGGCAAATCAATAGATCGAATTTGGCATAACATGTTAGCCTTTCAAGAAATCAACGTTCCAGTTAAATATTTCCTCCCTCAATCTGCCAAGTCGATTGAAACttctataaaatatttcaataaacattgtttttttctttttatgggTCTCAATAACCTGGATTATGAAAAAGCAATAAAATTTTCGTATTTAAAAGATTCACTGACTCTTCAATTTTATCAGACATTAGCCATTATCAAAATTAAAGGAAGCAAACATCCAAGATCAGAATATCATCGTTGTTTTCCACTGCTAAACAGCTGAACTTGTTAATGAATGAAACAATTAATACATTTATTGGCCAACACATTCGTTACCAGTTGCTGTAATTATTATGAAGGACTTAGATTCTCAAGACAATACGTTTactaaatattttcgaaaattccagTAAAAATCTggtatttataaaaataaattttttcacacaGTATACACATATAAAAGATATGAATTTATCATTTATCATAAGAGATTAGAATGCCTGAAAGTGTTCATAATATATTATCGCTCCTTAGAATTTTTAGCAGACAACCAAAGTTACAGCTTGCGTGCTTGAAAAGTTGCAGATTGCTAGACGAAATCAGTTGTACTCTGAATTTTAccacaatatttgaaaaaaaattggtattTTCAGGTATTTTAAGGAAATTGCaacaatttctgaaaatattattaattttgataTGAATTGATTTGCGAGCATAATGCAAGATATGATGAAAACTTTGAATTCAATCTGCAACATTATAATGGTGGGTACGCTTCAACCTTATCAGTGGTTGAAACtctcatttcattttttttattgtcagCTATTGCCAGAACAGCAAGAAATGTAACTTATGTCTGCCACGTTCAGAATTTTTATGTCGAGATCTGTAACGTGGCAAACAAacttttaatttcatttttgagatgAACAAATTATCGCAAAATTCAGCATGAAATAATACTCACCAATTTCGGTATTCTGACATTTTTCTTTGAAAGTGATCCTGTTAATACTCTCAAAACCAACGCTAACTTCACTTCCAGGATGTTCTTTTTTGTACATTTTCGGAATATTCCATCATAACCAAacgaaaaaaatgatttttcaaatctatTGACAATATGTTACGCAGTGAAGAATTAGAAATAGATTCGCACAATGAGAATGCTATAGTAATTAACGTGAAGAGGATTTTCACCAAGTCCTTGTTCATCTGTTTACATTGTGATAGATGTTATCATGAAGAGTTGTTTGAAATAGGATTAATAGTTAAATTTTTAGAGTGATTTCTTTCATAAGGTAATAAATATATTCATCATTTTCCTGTGACGTTTTAACGACAATATTtaggtgaaatcaatatttcatAACATTTCGATTGAAATCTAGAacaacaattcttttttttttctgccGGACATAAAGTGATGAAATTTCAATGATATCTTACTCAACTCCTGTAATTAACTACTCAAACCAGAAAAATTCCTTGGCAAATAAACTGCTAATGCTTAAAACAACTCATCTGACTTTATTTGAATTGATAAAATTCACATCAATGCAATAAAAGAACTTATTTCGTTAGTCTGCTGAAATTAGGAAAACTTAAAGTCGTTTTACTCAACacaaagaaaatgaagaatataCTGGGAAgatttttcaccaagaaatctGTTGATAAGGATGAAATCAAAGGTAAGAGCACACAGTTCTGAACATAACTGATTCATTTCTGATGGAATGGAAGAAATTGATCGTCTCCATATTTGTCTTGAGATTTTTTTTCGCGTTTTTCACAGATATCAGCGAAGCAGATTTTGAGACAGCTATAGCTGCAGCAGGTTTTGGGAAATTTAATTTGCTCCTCATTCTACTGGCCCTTCCTATGTGCTGTTCTACCATTTTCGAAACAACAACCATGTCGTATGTCTTTCCAGCAGCTCAGTGCGATCTGAATTTGTCGTTAGAAGATAAAGGCCTGCTGAATGCTGTGACTTACGCAGGTAAGTTAGGTTTTCCAGtaaatttttttggataaaaCTAAGAAAACTTATCCATGTCATTCAGTTTCTATAATAGTTCAAATCAATTCTACATGTCTGCAAATTATTAATGTTTTCAACTTTCAGGAACCATATCAAGTGCTTTTGTTTGGGGGTTTCTTTTTGATACTCTGGGAAGAAAGAAGTTACTGATAGCAGGTTTCCTCCTCAATGGCATCTTTGCTGTCCTGAGCAGCTTCTCCCAAACGTTAACGTTTCTCATGGTGATGAAATTTTTGGGTGGTTTCATGTAAATGCTGGATCCTTTTTCGAGGCAATCAATATACGTTTTGTGTTCCAGAATGTGTGGTCCTTTCGCAGCCTTAACAACGTATTTATCGGAAATTCATTCCACAGACTTCAGATCTAAGGCTCCTATGCTCCTTGGTATATGGAATGCTGCAGGAACAGTGTATCTTCCATTCCTTGCTTCGTTGGTATTGCCTTTAAAGTTTGAGTGGAAATTGGGCAATTCATGGGGTAAATCTTGATACACGCCTATGTCTTCTCTGTCACATTTTCGCAACTAATCACTAACACCCCGTATATTTTCAGTTCTTCATTCTTGGGGACTTTTCTTACTGCTCAACGCCATACCAGCGTTGCTCAGTGCAGTAATTTTCATATTCCTGCCAGAAAGCCCAAAATTCCTGATGACAAAGGGAAGAAACGAAGAAGCATTGAAGGTTTTCCGAATGATCTACAGCGTGAACACGGGAAAACCGAAAGAAACATATCCAGTAACTATTTTTTATATCCTTTCATAATTATTCGGTTAAGAGTGGCGTCGCAGTCACCAAAAGATTGATTTTGGATTTGAGGTGAAGAAATTAGTggaagaaatggaacaagacgCTTCTAAAGGTAGAAAATCGTTGAAGTTGAGCTTCAAGGAAGGTTGGGATCAGATGAGTCCGTTGTTTCAGTCGCCTCTGTTGAAGATTCTGGTGTTGGTATGCTTGCTGCAGCTCTTCATGACGATGAGGTGAATTGAAACTGAGTTTATTcctaataatatattattgataTCGATCCATGTCTGAAAGCAGGGACAAATGCTTGAATTTCTTGATTATATGGAAATTCTATATTAAAGTTAACCATTTCTCCATATAATTGCCCAGTTTTCAAACAATGCAAGCGTAAATTTCTTTTTAATGTACGAAAATCAAAGAACCTCAAGGTTTTTGTGTCAATTATGCCTAGTACACTATATGGCATGATTGCT
The window above is part of the Coccinella septempunctata chromosome 8, icCocSept1.1, whole genome shotgun sequence genome. Proteins encoded here:
- the LOC123318726 gene encoding synaptic vesicle glycoprotein 2B-like; its protein translation is MKNILGRFFTKKSVDKDEIKDISEADFETAIAAAGFGKFNLLLILLALPMCCSTIFETTTMSYVFPAAQCDLNLSLEDKGLLNAVTYAGTISSAFVWGFLFDTLGRKKLLIAGFLLNGIFAVLSSFSQTLTFLMVMKFLGGFIMCGPFAALTTYLSEIHSTDFRSKAPMLLGIWNAAGTVYLPFLASLVLPLKFEWKLGNSWVLHSWGLFLLLNAIPALLSAVIFIFLPESPKFLMTKGRNEEALKVFRMIYSVNTGKPKETYPVKKLVEEMEQDASKGRKSLKLSFKEGWDQMSPLFQSPLLKILVLVCLLQLFMTMSLNTLRLWFPQLFQAITDYKLKYGKSSTLCEMLSVLKPSENEEECFVNTDNIEVYRSSMIVATTQVCFYLLAGSLINLLGQKMLLNIVSLVSGTFAAAIYFSPNSEIATGLIAGFTSLASIGTNVILIIVVNLFPTTLRTMTVSLVMMCGRGAAMFGNIIFPYLLGLGCGPPFFSTACVLFLSFTLSLLIPKENKNFI